TCACGTATTACGCCGCCGACACGCTTTGTCGGTGAGTCCTCAGCTACTTCATCAGGGTGTGCCGTCTCATAGTCCAACACTTCATGGTAAAGCCTGTCATACTCTTCATCACTGGCAATAGGATTATCTTCTACATAATAGGCATGAGCCCATTTTTTAAGAAGTGCTACTTTTTCTTGGTATAGTTCTTGTGTCATAGTTTATACGTTACCTTCTCTTTTTTTCCATAAAATTTTGGGTCTGTATGTAAGATATTTACATCCAAAAATGCTTTGGTTCTAGCCAGATATTCCCTTATCTTCATTTTTTGGGCTGCATAGGTATTTTTCAAATCTTTTGCGGCAAATCCTATGACTTTCTGTCCTTTGGCTTTTGCAATGTATAAAGCTCTCTCCAAATGAAATTTCTGGGAAACGATAATATAGTCTTTCAAATCAAAGATTGCTTCAGCCCTTACGATCGAATCCAGAGTTCGAAACCCGGCATAATCAAGCGTGATATACTTCTCAGGTACACCTGCTTTGATAAGATCTTCTTTCATATCTGTAGGCTCATCATATGTTTTGCTTCCGTTATCACCGGAGATAACGATCGCCTTAACCTTGCCACCTTTAAAAAGCTTTGCGGCTGCTTCTATCCGATAGTTATAAAAATAGTTTTCCCTGCCATGAAAATATTTCGATGTTCCAAGAACCAATGCAGCCTTTTTTGCCGGTATCTTAGAAAGGTCATTATAAATATATGAAGAAGTTTCATTGGTCATTGAGTCATTTAACCATAAGATACTTCCAGTCCCGCCTGCGACACTGATAGCTAGTAAGAGCAGTACCCAAATAGCTTTTTTCATGATCTCAATGCTTCCTGTACTGCCAAAGCCTGTTTGTGTTCGGCCACATCATGACAACGTACGATACTTGCACCATTTTCCACTGCTTTAAGGTGCAGTATCAACGTCCCAGGTAATCTCTCTTCAGTCGGTGTCGGAATGATCTTACTGATCATCGATTTTCTGCTTGCCCCTATCAGTACTTCACAACCAAAGTGAGTGAAATGATTCATATTTTTCAAAAGTGCGAGGTTATGTTCAAGTGA
This Sulfurovum zhangzhouensis DNA region includes the following protein-coding sequences:
- a CDS encoding SanA/YdcF family protein; amino-acid sequence: MKKAIWVLLLLAISVAGGTGSILWLNDSMTNETSSYIYNDLSKIPAKKAALVLGTSKYFHGRENYFYNYRIEAAAKLFKGGKVKAIVISGDNGSKTYDEPTDMKEDLIKAGVPEKYITLDYAGFRTLDSIVRAEAIFDLKDYIIVSQKFHLERALYIAKAKGQKVIGFAAKDLKNTYAAQKMKIREYLARTKAFLDVNILHTDPKFYGKKEKVTYKL